In one Ananas comosus cultivar F153 linkage group 12, ASM154086v1, whole genome shotgun sequence genomic region, the following are encoded:
- the LOC109718205 gene encoding uncharacterized protein LOC109718205, with protein sequence MRNSLESSLIPSLSLSLSLSLMAEETLTRTPESSPSHPETRDAGIGESQATNMLRSQQSPTAAYEMFSAMYPPFLPGVPPFLNQEENGHGHGIYAIPQHPFMGPMGGYPPGALIPLKYKIPTRESSGAVAVEEQQGQGPRQPQQQNDHQRQVVVRRFHFAFQLDLGLIIKLAAVVFLFSQEGSKQKFILLVFFASLVYLYQTGALAPLLRWIRRGVALPPPQPPVRLDNRIPPEHDNRNDAPPEENLEAENQNQNPNPNENQNQNTGDEVPPAANENRPEPERRNGLNWWGIVREVQTFVVGFVTSLLPGFQHND encoded by the exons atgagAAATTCACTCGAATCGTCTCtgatcccctctctctctctctctctctctctctctctaatggcGGAAGAAACCCTAACCCGAACCCCGGAGTCCTCTCCCTCGCATCCGGAGACGCGCGATGCGGGGATCGGCGAATCTCAG GCAACAAATATGTTGCGCTCCCAACAATCACCAACTGCTGCGTACGAGATGTTTTCTGCCATGTACCCCCCATTCTTACCAGGAGTTCCTCCTTTTCTAAATCAAGAAGAGAATGGACATGGTCATGGAATTTATGCCATTCCACAGCATCCCTTTATGGGGCCTATGGGTGGCTATCCTCCAGGTGCTCTTATTCCACTGAAGTATAAAATCCCCAC GAGGGAAAGTTCTGGAGCAGTAGCTGTTGAAGAGCAGCAGGGGCAGGGGCCTAGGCAGCCGCAGCAGCAGAATGATCATCAAAGACAAGTCGTTGTGAGGAGATTCCACTTTGCTTTTCAGCTCGACTTGGGACTTATCATAAAATTGGCAGCTGTAGTGTTTTTGTTCAGCCAGGAAGGTTCAAAGCAGAAGTTTATTCTCCTTGTGTTCTTCGCCTCGCTGGTTTATCT TTATCAGACTGGTGCTCTTGCGCCGTTACTTAGATGGATTCGCCGAGGCGTTGCACTTCCTCCACCTCAGCCACCTGTTCGGTTAGATAACCGGATTCCTCCTGAGCATGACAACCGGAATGATGCTCCACCAG AGGAAAACCTCGAAGCCGagaatcagaatcagaacccgaacccgaatgagaACCAGAACCAGAACACAGGAGACGAAGTACCACCGGCCGCGAACGAGAACCGGCCCGAACCCGAGAGGAGGAACGGACTAAATTGGTGGGGTATCGTGAGAGAGGTCCAGACGTTTGTTGTCGGCTTTGTCACTTCCCTTCTTCCAGGGTTTCAACACAATGATTAg